Below is a genomic region from Erigeron canadensis isolate Cc75 chromosome 7, C_canadensis_v1, whole genome shotgun sequence.
CATACAAAATGTGTATAATTTAGTTAGCTAATATCGGTATCTATATGACTTtgcatattttgttttatttatatttggtcGATCATAAATTAAGTTACTAATGTGATAACTATATACTAGTAACTAAAAAATGTACGTTTCACCCAATGGCACTCTCAAGCCATCAATATGTGAATTTAAGTATTTTCAACTACAACAATGTATGAGTTTGTTGTGTTATATAGAGATGCATTACTACATTAACACAAAATTCATATTTGACTTTCAGGCCCCAAATAATTTCAATATGGGTCTTGCCATAAGTTTGaagctttttttaaaagttaaaatttgaaGTAATTTGTGTTAGTTGTAATCAAATAGCTATATAACAAAGATGAGAATCATAATTTCTTGAGTTAGTAGGAGGTGATTAAGCTTTAAGTTACGGGATTTGAACAAAGCCGTGAACCGGTAGAAAACAGACAAGATCCCATgagatttttaactttttggaGTTAAGTGTGCTTAGGTAAAAATAGTGGCAGGATGGGTGACTACTGGGAAGTACTCATGTGGTCTTCAAGAACAAAGTTGTGAGCCTGTGGGCAAAACAGGTTGTGGTGGTAAAACGGGTGTTAGAAAAGAAATACAAGAGATTCCTTGAGAGCTTGGTGGGCTGTATACCGTTACAAATATAGCTTAACATTCAATGACATAATAGAAGCGAGGTATAAACTGTAGGGACAAATAATCTACTGGGCTTTGAGGTGCACTGAACAATATACGTTAAAGTTGTGATAAATGCTAATACATGTATACAGTGAATGGTACATTCTGATCAATGCAATATGCTTTTAATATGGTTGATCCATAACTTTGCTACATATAGATTTTGGTGAGCAGACTTTCTCAAGTTGTAGTTCGAATCATGATCATGGCAGGTCCTGTTACCTCATTGCCTGTTTGATGAACTTGCTACTCTCAAATGATCTAGTGTACACACATAGTTATAGGTATGTGCATTTGACGAGCAACTAGAGCTTCCACAAATTGTTTGCAAGCCCGTTTTTGGTAACAAACTTTTTTGAGAAAGTCTATCATGGAATGGAACTATGTAATCAACCTAGTGCTGCATTTATTCCCAAAGATTTCTTATTCCTCCCAAATGGGCTTTTCATGGGTTGAAGAATCATGATTTATAAGTTGTTGGAATGGATTCATTGCTTGCATATGTTGAAGACCCGCTGCTTCAAAACTCCCAAATCTACGTTGTTCTTGCATAAGTAGTGATCTGGATCCTCCAATGCCTAGAAAATCGACAGTCATCGTCTCATTACCACCAACTTTGTTACCTGGTACGCCTCTTACTATTCCAGAATCATCTCTGCTTTGAATCAGATCAGAGTTATTATCTTTTCCATCTTCATGTCCCATGTTCATTAGTCCAAGACATTGATCTCCTCTCTTTAACATTTCACTATAAGTTCCTGTGTCATTCATTACAGGATCAGAACCCAATATTGGTTTGGGCCCGGGCCCATATGTATCTTGTGGGTTGGGCTTTTGCAAAGCATTGTATCCTTCGGGTTGTGTAAGGATATTGTGAAACGAGCCTTGTACATCAAAGTATGACGGTGTGGGACTTGGCCCATCAGAATTGGTTTGGTCCGGGCCAGCCATGCTAGTAACATAGCTCTTTTGCATCATTGAAGAATTTATGACATTACTTGCTGTAGCACCGATTTGGGCTGCTTTCTGTAGCAAGGCCGTTGCAGACATATGAGCCATTGACACGGAAAATGGGCCTCCAGCTCTGGTTTCCTGAGGTAGGTTCCCGAAACCCAATTGCCCATTTGATGAACTGAGATCGAGTCCAGAAGTCGATGATGGTACACCTCTCGGGTTGCTAAGTAAGGTACCTGAACTACTCGAAAACAAACCCCTTGATACGTTCATTGCTTCGTAAGGCATTGAAATCTCTTGAGGTTGCAACTTGAGTGGGCTTTTCAAATTGTAATTGCCAAATTCGGGGAGTTCCATTGACATGCTATCTCCGGTGTTCATTGCCAAGGATGGCGTGTAATGATCGGTCATTTGTTGTGATTGCAGCATCCCCAGATTCACCTTGTTGTTTTCTTCAGCTAATGCGTCGCAAAATGCTCTATGTGTTATAAAACTGTCTCTTCTGCAATGGCAAACATGTAAGTTCAGTAATAAATCATCTTTCAAATATGTTGTTCTTGTAAAGCAGTACTTGTGTTGGTTGTTTTGAATAACATCTCAAAATTTGTATACTTATATGACGGGTCAAAACGGGTTAGAATGGAATAATCTAATACTTTATCAAATAAGGATCCAATTTTGCTGAATAAGTTAATCTAAGGATTATATATAAAGACACTTGAATACATTTTAGTGATTTACTAATGTGGGATGGGATCTATCTGCATACTGAAACTGATACTACATACAATAGCTTTGCCCACCTCGAGAAAATGGTGCCGCAATCACACTTGTATTCCCGAGTGCCACAAGTTTTTTGATGAGCTTTCCAATCAGACTGGACCGCGTATTTCTTAGAGCACCGATCACATTTCCATTTCTTCTCACCATGTTTCCTGCTATAATGCTTTTTGATGCCGGTGAGATCACCAAGAGCCCTGGATGGATGGTTATGAACACAAGATGGCTCAGGGCATATGTAGACTCGTTTCCGAGTATCAGTAGTTGTTCTTTGCTTAAGCTTCCAGGGTAGATTATGACCTCTTCGATGCAACTGCAGATTTTGGTCTCTTTGAAACCCTTTGCTGCAAATCTCACACACGAATCTGTTGGTCGCCATTAATGTCTTTGGTGATAAAGCAATAACTTCTGCTGTAGGATCtgcatttacatatatacaacttCAATAAAATTTGTTTCACGCTTATAAATGAATGCGACATACATCCAAtcgtttctttgaatatatatagaaaataagcACAACGCGCAAACCTGGGGTTCCTGGCAGGTTACGTTTTTTCTTCGCTGGAGGAAGTGAAGTATTCCCACCATGTAAGTTGTCTTTGGTTTTTGAAAGTTGGTTTCGATTTTGTGCTTCTAATTCTCCGGTGTTTCCTGAAGAGAAACTACTGCCAGCATCGCCTCCAGTGAAATTAGACATAAACCTGGCTTGTTAGTGCTTATGTGGTTTTCAGGAGACAAAAATTTGGATTTGAGGAATAGAAAATGAAGAAAGTTTGTGAATTTTTGTGGAAGACAAACAAGGAATTTCCTTTTGTATGTTTTGCTTGGAGGAAATAGAATGTGTACCTTTGTGGTAGCATTTGGCTTATATAATCGTTTGGATCATCTACTAATTAAATTATGTTGCTAGCATGTAttagttaattttttaatacgaaaataatatgatttaaaAGCATATGATGATACAATATAACTTAATTTACCCATTAATTACCATGTTCGTTTCATATCTAACTAGTTACTAATAACTATATCGATCTATCGTGTTATATCCCATTGGCTATTAACATAGAGAATTCATAATCATaccatatattttaattaattaaaattatcacaattagGCATCATTGTCTGTTATATAAATTGTACAATAtggtatattaataaaaatgta
It encodes:
- the LOC122609430 gene encoding zinc finger protein GAI-ASSOCIATED FACTOR 1-like, producing the protein MSNFTGGDAGSSFSSGNTGELEAQNRNQLSKTKDNLHGGNTSLPPAKKKRNLPGTPDPTAEVIALSPKTLMATNRFVCEICSKGFQRDQNLQLHRRGHNLPWKLKQRTTTDTRKRVYICPEPSCVHNHPSRALGDLTGIKKHYSRKHGEKKWKCDRCSKKYAVQSDWKAHQKTCGTREYKCDCGTIFSRRDSFITHRAFCDALAEENNKVNLGMLQSQQMTDHYTPSLAMNTGDSMSMELPEFGNYNLKSPLKLQPQEISMPYEAMNVSRGLFSSSSGTLLSNPRGVPSSTSGLDLSSSNGQLGFGNLPQETRAGGPFSVSMAHMSATALLQKAAQIGATASNVINSSMMQKSYVTSMAGPDQTNSDGPSPTPSYFDVQGSFHNILTQPEGYNALQKPNPQDTYGPGPKPILGSDPVMNDTGTYSEMLKRGDQCLGLMNMGHEDGKDNNSDLIQSRDDSGIVRGVPGNKVGGNETMTVDFLGIGGSRSLLMQEQRRFGSFEAAGLQHMQAMNPFQQLINHDSSTHEKPIWEE